A window from Candidatus Nitrospira neomarina encodes these proteins:
- a CDS encoding GGDEF domain-containing protein, which produces MKRLTPIFWMSLGLVSLTLSILLISDLMVGLIPDQAAQIFTYRQKFSEAMAVQYSILAQRGDNQDLQQALDLLVERNGDIQSVALVLESGEIMAMAGPHQALWTQPSGDHSTPEHIQIPIFNGDLHWGTLQLRFPSLDTGFWTHVLNNAWVRFLALVMVYGFVGYFLYMKRTLRQLDPSSVVPMRVQAAFDVLAEGVVFLDGEDRIVLANRAFSLIVDVAPHDLIGKTLDSFEWTSSDMGDPLNIYPWKTARQGECLKLDVPLVWERMGKTVKKFRVNCTPILGQRKQVRGILVSFNDVTVLEGTIRELELSKTELEKLAHRDPLTGCCNRRALFEAFEEQWEKAQHDGSDMVCIMADIDHFKSYNDRFGHAVGDQVIELVAKLLSTALRPLDIIGRYGGEEFCILLPGQTCVEGMLVAERLRETIEVSASAAIRTTSGQKITMSFGVSAAALGASDYLELVAQADKALYVAKENGRNRVEQWTVDEAVEASAQDEKLMSHSVS; this is translated from the coding sequence ATGAAACGACTGACACCCATCTTCTGGATGAGTCTGGGGCTGGTATCCCTGACCCTGAGTATTCTCTTGATCAGTGACCTGATGGTGGGTCTCATTCCGGACCAGGCTGCTCAAATCTTTACCTACCGGCAAAAGTTTAGCGAAGCGATGGCTGTCCAGTATTCCATCCTGGCGCAGAGGGGGGACAATCAGGACCTCCAGCAGGCTTTGGATCTCCTGGTCGAACGGAATGGGGATATCCAATCAGTGGCATTGGTCTTGGAAAGTGGTGAGATTATGGCCATGGCCGGGCCCCATCAGGCTCTCTGGACGCAACCATCAGGGGACCATTCTACGCCCGAACACATTCAGATTCCCATTTTCAACGGGGACCTCCATTGGGGAACCTTACAACTCCGGTTTCCTTCTCTGGATACTGGATTTTGGACCCATGTGCTTAATAATGCCTGGGTGCGATTTCTTGCGCTGGTCATGGTCTACGGGTTTGTGGGCTATTTTCTGTATATGAAACGAACGTTGCGGCAACTCGATCCCAGTTCGGTGGTGCCCATGCGGGTGCAAGCCGCGTTTGATGTGTTGGCAGAGGGTGTGGTGTTCCTGGATGGTGAGGACCGTATTGTGCTCGCCAATCGCGCCTTTAGCCTCATTGTTGATGTGGCTCCTCACGACCTGATCGGGAAAACATTGGATAGTTTTGAATGGACGTCATCCGACATGGGTGACCCGCTGAACATTTACCCGTGGAAAACGGCGCGACAGGGAGAATGCTTGAAATTAGATGTCCCCCTGGTTTGGGAGAGGATGGGGAAAACGGTGAAGAAGTTTCGAGTCAATTGCACTCCCATCTTGGGTCAACGCAAGCAGGTCCGAGGCATTTTGGTATCTTTCAATGATGTGACGGTATTGGAAGGTACGATTCGGGAGTTGGAGTTATCAAAAACCGAATTAGAGAAACTGGCTCACCGAGATCCCTTGACGGGATGTTGCAACCGGCGAGCGTTATTTGAGGCGTTTGAAGAACAGTGGGAGAAGGCTCAACATGATGGGAGCGATATGGTCTGTATTATGGCGGATATCGACCATTTCAAATCGTATAACGATCGGTTTGGCCATGCGGTGGGGGATCAAGTGATTGAACTCGTGGCAAAATTGTTATCAACCGCTTTGCGTCCGTTGGATATTATTGGCCGGTATGGGGGAGAGGAATTTTGCATTCTCCTGCCTGGGCAGACGTGCGTGGAGGGTATGTTGGTGGCCGAACGGTTACGGGAAACCATTGAAGTTTCCGCCAGTGCGGCTATTCGCACGACGTCCGGGCAGAAAATTACGATGAGTTTTGGTGTGTCAGCCGCCGCCTTAGGAGCTTCTGATTATTTGGAATTGGTGGCCCAAGCCGACAAAGCCTTGTATGTGGCCAAAGAGAATGGGCGAAATCGGGTGGAACAGTGGACGGTTGATGAAGCGGTCGAAGCGTCAGCTCAAGATGAGAAATTGATGAGTCACTCAGTATCCTAG
- a CDS encoding cadherin domain-containing protein, translating into MTTAFSTATDTATITVTAVNDAPVLTPASPTLTTITEDDTSNSGDLVSAIVGSSIADVDTGALEGIAITGLTSGNGTWEYDIGSGWTAVGAVSDVTALLLRSTDSLRFVPDGQNADSATVTYRAWDQTSGTEGTKVDASTNGGTTAFSTATDTASITVTAVNDAPVLTPASPTLTTITEDQTNNSGDLVSAIVGSSIADVDTGALEGIAITALTSGNGTWEYDIGSGWTAVGAVSDVTALLLRSTDSLRFVPDGQNADSATVTYRAWDQTSGTEGTKVDASTNGGTTAFSTATDTASITVTAVNDAPVVTPAAPTFTTITEDDTSNSGHLVSAIVGASITDVDTGAVEGIAITGLTSGNGTWEYDIGSGWTAVGAVSDASALLLRATDSLRFVPDGQNADSATVTYRAWDQTSGTEGTKVDASTNGGTTAFSTATDTASITVTAVNDAPVLTPASPTLTTITEDDTSNSGDLVSAIVGASITDVDTGAVEGIAITALTSGNGTWEYDIGGGWTAVGAVSDASALLLRSTDSLRFVPDGQNADSATVTYRAWDQTSGTEGTKVDASTNGGTTAFSTATDTATITVTAVNDAPVLTPASPTLTTITEDDTSNSGDLVSAIVGSSIADVDSGAVEGIAITGLTSGNGTWEYDIGGGWTAVGAVSDASALLLRSTDSLRFVPDGLNADSATVTYRAWDQTSGTEGTKVDASTNGGTTAFSTATDTASITVTAVNDAPVVTPAAPTLTTITEDETSNSGHLVSAIVGASITDVDTGAVEGIAITGLTSGNGTWQYDIGSGWTAVGAVSDASALLLRSTDSLRFVPDGQNADSATVTYRAWDQTSGTEGTKVDASTNGGTTAFSTATDTASITVTAVNDAPVLTPAAPTLTTITEDQTNNSGDLVSAIVGASITDVDTGAVEGIAITGLTSGNGTWEYDIGGGWTAVGAVSDASALLLRSTDSLRFVPDGLNADSATVTYRAWDQTSGTEGTKVDASTNGGTTAFSTATDTASITVTAVNDAPVVTPAAPTLTTITEDETSNSGHLVSAIVGSSIADVDTGAVEGIAITGLTSGNGTWEYDIGGGWTAVGAVSDASALLLRSTDSLRFVPDGQNADSATVTYRAWDQTSGTEGTKVDASTNGGTTAFSTATDTASITVTAVNDAPVVTPAAPSLTTITEDQTNNSGDLVSAIVGSSIADVDTGAVEGIAITGLTSGNGTWEYDIGSGWTAVGAVSDASALLIRATDSLRFVPDGLNADSATVTYRAWDQTSGTEGTKVDVSSNGGTTAFSTATDTATITVTAVNDAPVLTPASPTLTTITEDQTNNSGDLVSAIVGSSIADVDTGAVEGIAITGLTSGNGTWEYDIGGGWTAVGAVSDASALLLRATDSLRFVPDGQNADSATVTYRAWDQTSGTEGTKVDASTNGGTTAFSTATDTASITVTAVNDAPVITSNGGGPTAAVNAVENQTSVTTVTATDVDLPADTLTFTIIGGADASLFSISSGTGVLAFNTAHDFESPADADGNNVYEVTVQVSDGNGGVDTQAISVTVTDDNDVPIITSNGGGPTAVMNTAENQTYVTTVTATDVDMPANPLTYTILGGADAALFTIDPTTGVLTFTVPPDFETPTDADANNIYEVVVQVSDGNGGVDSQMIQVTVTDIQEGMPQTPSPQPDPTPTPAPSPRPTPEAPLDTNTSPPGTPPIGFPDSFGGQPPAGRDLTRHPDPQSVPDWNRVLEVAPFLRPGTFGTTSEQIRAYTPAPVLLSSIELSQEFLQQLNSFADDLKETTQQTIEERSFFIKMMEYTGLGVSGVLLAWLVRSGTLLASVLATLPAWRNFDPIAILDMDQKSRESLTKKMKEAAEKETREHHGLDRMLDKNSDQSVRPSSTFSSGSS; encoded by the coding sequence ATGACGACGGCCTTCTCGACGGCGACGGATACGGCGACGATCACGGTGACGGCGGTCAATGACGCGCCGGTGTTGACGCCGGCGAGTCCCACGCTCACCACCATCACCGAAGATGACACGAGCAACAGCGGCGACCTGGTGTCGGCCATCGTGGGCAGTTCGATTGCCGATGTGGACACGGGGGCGCTCGAGGGCATCGCGATCACGGGCCTGACGAGTGGCAACGGCACGTGGGAGTATGACATCGGGAGCGGCTGGACGGCGGTGGGGGCGGTCAGTGATGTGACGGCCTTGCTCTTGCGCAGCACCGATAGTCTCCGGTTTGTCCCGGACGGGCAGAATGCCGACAGTGCGACGGTGACCTACCGGGCGTGGGATCAGACGAGCGGGACAGAAGGCACAAAGGTGGATGCGTCGACCAATGGCGGGACGACGGCCTTTAGCACCGCGACGGATACGGCCAGTATCACGGTGACGGCGGTCAACGATGCGCCGGTGCTGACGCCGGCGAGTCCCACGCTGACGACGATCACCGAAGATCAGACCAATAATAGCGGCGACCTGGTGTCGGCCATTGTGGGCAGTTCGATTGCCGATGTGGACACGGGGGCGCTCGAGGGCATCGCGATCACCGCCCTCACGAGTGGCAACGGCACGTGGGAGTATGACATCGGGAGCGGCTGGACGGCGGTGGGGGCGGTCAGTGATGTGACGGCCTTGCTCTTGCGCAGCACCGATAGTCTCCGGTTTGTGCCGGATGGGCAGAATGCCGACAGTGCGACGGTGACCTACCGGGCGTGGGATCAGACGAGCGGGACAGAAGGCACAAAGGTGGATGCGTCGACCAATGGCGGGACGACGGCCTTTAGCACCGCGACGGATACGGCCAGCATCACGGTGACGGCCGTCAACGATGCGCCGGTGGTGACGCCGGCGGCGCCGACCTTCACGACGATCACGGAAGATGACACGAGCAACAGCGGCCATCTGGTGTCAGCGATCGTGGGGGCGAGTATCACGGATGTGGACACGGGGGCGGTGGAGGGCATCGCGATTACCGGCCTCACGAGTGGCAACGGGACGTGGGAGTATGACATCGGGAGCGGCTGGACGGCGGTGGGGGCGGTCAGTGATGCCTCGGCATTACTGCTCCGGGCGACCGACAGTTTGCGCTTTGTGCCGGACGGGCAGAATGCTGACAGTGCGACCGTGACGTACCGGGCGTGGGATCAGACGAGCGGGACGGAAGGGACGAAGGTGGATGCCTCGACGAACGGGGGGACGACCGCGTTTAGTACCGCGACGGATACGGCCAGTATCACGGTGACAGCGGTGAACGATGCGCCGGTGCTGACGCCGGCCAGTCCCACGCTGACGACCATCACGGAGGATGACACGAGCAATAGTGGCGACCTGGTGTCAGCGATCGTGGGGGCGAGTATCACGGATGTGGACACAGGGGCGGTGGAGGGCATCGCCATCACCGCCCTCACGAGTGGCAACGGCACGTGGGAGTACGACATCGGGGGTGGGTGGACGGCGGTGGGGGCGGTCAGTGATGCCTCGGCGCTCTTGCTCCGTAGCACGGATAGTCTGCGGTTTGTCCCGGATGGGCAGAATGCGGACAGTGCGACGGTGACCTACCGGGCGTGGGATCAGACGAGCGGGACGGAAGGGACGAAGGTGGATGCCTCGACCAACGGGGGCACGACGGCCTTCTCGACCGCGACGGATACGGCCACGATTACGGTGACGGCGGTCAATGACGCGCCGGTGTTGACGCCGGCGAGTCCCACGCTCACCACCATCACCGAAGATGACACGAGCAACAGCGGCGACCTGGTGTCGGCCATCGTGGGCAGCTCGATTGCCGATGTGGACAGTGGGGCGGTGGAAGGCATCGCCATCACGGGCCTCACGAGCGGCAACGGGACGTGGGAGTACGACATCGGGGGCGGCTGGACGGCGGTGGGGGCGGTCAGTGATGCCTCGGCCCTCTTACTGCGTAGTACCGATAGCTTACGGTTTGTGCCGGATGGGTTGAATGCGGACAGTGCGACGGTGACCTACCGGGCCTGGGATCAGACGAGCGGGACGGAAGGCACGAAGGTGGATGCGAGTACGAACGGGGGCACGACGGCCTTCTCGACGGCGACGGATACGGCCAGCATCACGGTGACAGCGGTGAACGATGCGCCGGTGGTGACCCCGGCGGCGCCGACCCTCACGACCATCACGGAAGATGAGACCAGCAACAGCGGCCATCTGGTGTCAGCGATCGTGGGGGCGAGTATCACGGATGTGGACACGGGGGCGGTCGAGGGCATCGCCATCACGGGCCTCACGAGTGGCAACGGCACATGGCAGTATGACATCGGGAGCGGCTGGACGGCGGTGGGCGCGGTCAGTGATGCCTCGGCCCTGCTCTTGCGCAGCACCGATAGTCTGCGGTTTGTGCCGGACGGGCAGAATGCGGACAGTGCGACGGTGACCTACCGGGCGTGGGATCAGACGAGCGGGACAGAAGGAACAAAGGTGGATGCGTCGACCAATGGCGGGACGACGGCCTTCTCGACGGCGACGGATACGGCCAGTATCACGGTGACGGCGGTCAACGATGCCCCGGTGCTGACACCGGCGGCGCCGACCCTCACGACCATCACCGAAGATCAGACCAATAACAGTGGTGACCTGGTGTCGGCGATCGTGGGGGCGAGTATCACGGATGTGGACACGGGGGCGGTGGAGGGCATCGCGATCACGGGCCTGACGAGTGGCAACGGCACGTGGGAGTACGACATCGGGGGCGGCTGGACGGCGGTGGGGGCGGTCAGTGATGCCTCGGCGCTCTTGCTCCGTAGCACGGATAGTCTGCGGTTTGTGCCGGACGGCTTGAATGCGGACAGTGCGACGGTGACCTACCGGGCGTGGGATCAGACCAGCGGGACGGAAGGGACGAAGGTGGATGCGAGTACGAACGGGGGGACGACAGCCTTTAGCACCGCGACGGATACGGCCAGCATCACGGTGACGGCGGTCAACGATGCGCCGGTGGTGACACCGGCGGCGCCGACTCTCACGACCATCACGGAAGATGAGACCAGCAACAGCGGCCATCTGGTGTCAGCGATCGTGGGGAGTTCGATTGCCGATGTGGACACGGGGGCGGTGGAGGGCATCGCGATCACGGGTCTCACGAGTGGCAACGGCACGTGGGAGTACGACATCGGGGGCGGGTGGACGGCGGTGGGGGCGGTCAGTGATGCCTCGGCGCTCTTGCTCCGTAGCACGGATAGTCTCCGGTTTGTGCCGGACGGGCAGAATGCGGACAGTGCGACGGTGACCTACCGGGCGTGGGATCAGACCAGCGGGACGGAAGGCACGAAGGTAGATGCGAGTACGAACGGGGGGACGACGGCCTTCTCGACGGCGACGGATACGGCGAGCATCACGGTGACGGCGGTCAACGATGCCCCGGTGGTGACGCCGGCGGCGCCGAGTCTCACGACCATCACGGAAGATCAGACCAATAATAGCGGCGACCTGGTGTCGGCCATTGTGGGCAGTTCGATTGCCGATGTGGACACGGGGGCGGTGGAGGGTATCGCGATCACGGGTCTCACGAGTGGCAACGGGACGTGGGAGTATGACATCGGGAGCGGCTGGACGGCGGTGGGGGCGGTCAGTGATGCCTCGGCATTACTGATCCGGGCGACCGACAGTCTGCGCTTTGTGCCGGATGGCTTGAATGCGGACAGTGCGACGGTGACGTACCGGGCGTGGGATCAGACGAGCGGGACAGAAGGCACGAAGGTGGATGTCTCGAGCAATGGGGGCACGACGGCCTTCTCGACGGCGACGGATACGGCGACGATTACGGTGACGGCGGTCAATGATGCCCCAGTGCTGACGCCGGCCAGTCCCACGCTCACCACCATCACCGAAGATCAGACCAATAATAGCGGCGACCTGGTCTCGGCCATCGTGGGGAGCTCCATTGCCGATGTGGACACGGGGGCGGTGGAGGGCATCGCCATCACGGGCCTCACCAGTGGCAATGGTACGTGGGAGTATGACATTGGCGGCGGGTGGACGGCGGTGGGGGCGGTCAGTGATGCCTCGGCCCTCCTGCTGAGGGCGACCGACAGTTTGCGGTTTGTGCCGGATGGGCAGAATGCGGACAGTGCGACGGTGACCTACCGGGCGTGGGATCAGACGAGCGGGACGGAAGGGACGAAGGTGGATGCCTCGACGAACGGGGGGACCACCGCGTTTAGTACCGCGACGGATACGGCCAGTATCACGGTGACAGCGGTGAACGATGCACCGGTCATCACCAGTAATGGTGGCGGTCCCACGGCTGCAGTGAATGCGGTGGAGAATCAAACGAGTGTCACCACGGTTACGGCCACTGATGTTGATTTACCGGCAGATACGCTGACCTTCACTATCATTGGCGGAGCGGATGCGAGTCTGTTTTCCATTAGCAGCGGTACGGGGGTCTTGGCCTTTAATACGGCTCACGACTTTGAATCACCAGCAGATGCTGATGGCAATAATGTCTATGAGGTGACCGTCCAGGTGAGTGATGGTAATGGCGGTGTGGATACGCAAGCCATCTCCGTGACGGTGACCGATGACAATGATGTGCCGATAATCACGAGTAATGGGGGCGGCCCCACGGCGGTAATGAATACGGCAGAGAATCAAACGTATGTTACGACGGTGACGGCCACGGATGTAGATATGCCGGCAAATCCGTTGACCTATACGATATTAGGCGGGGCGGATGCGGCGTTATTCACCATTGATCCGACCACCGGGGTGTTGACCTTCACCGTGCCCCCGGACTTTGAGACACCCACCGATGCCGATGCGAATAATATTTATGAGGTGGTGGTACAGGTGAGCGATGGTAACGGGGGTGTGGATTCTCAAATGATTCAGGTGACCGTCACAGATATCCAGGAAGGCATGCCCCAAACGCCCTCGCCGCAACCAGATCCCACGCCCACGCCTGCGCCAAGCCCTCGTCCAACTCCGGAGGCGCCGCTTGATACCAATACTTCGCCTCCAGGAACACCCCCGATCGGGTTTCCGGATTCATTCGGTGGTCAACCTCCAGCGGGACGGGATCTTACCCGACATCCTGATCCACAGTCAGTTCCTGACTGGAATAGGGTCTTGGAGGTCGCCCCATTTCTGCGTCCAGGCACTTTTGGAACCACCTCAGAACAAATTCGTGCCTATACTCCGGCCCCAGTGCTGCTTTCCAGCATCGAGCTGAGCCAGGAATTCCTTCAGCAGCTGAACTCTTTTGCCGATGATTTGAAAGAGACCACCCAACAAACCATTGAGGAACGGTCCTTTTTCATCAAGATGATGGAATACACGGGGCTGGGCGTATCGGGAGTCCTTCTGGCGTGGCTGGTGAGAAGTGGCACGCTCCTGGCGAGCGTATTGGCGACGCTCCCGGCCTGGCGGAACTTTGACCCTATTGCCATTCTGGATATGGATCAAAAGAGCCGGGAAAGTTTGACGAAGAAAATGAAGGAAGCCGCAGAGAAGGAGACCCGGGAGCATCACGGATTGGATCGGATGTTGGACAAGAATAGTGATCAATCGGTTCGCCCTTCCTCCACGTTTTCCTCCGGATCCTCATGA